In Rhodothermales bacterium, a single window of DNA contains:
- a CDS encoding tetratricopeptide repeat protein produces the protein MIRSLFLSFFLLLTLDVRGQDSRQSTEDQEDSQIARFQLAETFIQAGQYERAIPLLEELSASNPATHVFYERLRESYEQLKRYDDAIQLIESRIASSPTPEVFMVEKARLQFLSGMEEPARATWMAVVDRQPLSPSVYLMVYRSLLQVRLFDYAIDVLERGRREMESPSLFQTDLAQLYSLTSQHGQAATEYLALIEENAGQLNFVKSRLGQYLTDDESVAASLTPVEEAVARAPLNRSFRELQAWLYVEMDRFSDALAVYSAIDRLENEEGKTLFGFGLAAVDAGAFDVAMEAFEEVLTRHPEAPSAPDAMRGLGLMQEAWAETLSETAVGPDGTPLDSHYTRALETYERFLIDYPQHAHVADVLQRMGRLHQDVFLNMEAAEMVLSEVIARYPGTQAADQAEFDMGRLAISTDRLTDARIRFTRLVTRLRTGELADAARFELAKLHFYQGEFDIAKSLVEAMQEQTSTDVANDAIEFKVMLNDNRGPDSLDTALRRYARAMLEQRQRQTANALLTLNHLLDEFGSHKLADDAHFLRAQVYEELQQYEDAIQAWLELPLFYPKSFLGDRSLFQAARVADRRLGDGDRAIALYERILTDFPRSLLVREARDHIRILRGEQV, from the coding sequence ATGATCCGCAGCCTGTTCCTGTCTTTCTTCCTCTTGTTGACCCTGGATGTCCGGGGGCAGGATTCGCGGCAGTCCACCGAAGATCAGGAGGACTCCCAGATCGCCCGCTTCCAGCTCGCGGAGACGTTCATCCAGGCGGGTCAATACGAACGCGCCATTCCCTTGCTGGAAGAATTGAGTGCGTCCAACCCGGCTACACACGTGTTTTACGAGCGCCTCCGGGAATCGTACGAGCAGTTGAAGCGGTACGACGATGCCATCCAGCTCATCGAATCGCGGATAGCGTCAAGTCCGACTCCTGAAGTGTTCATGGTCGAAAAAGCTCGTCTCCAGTTCCTGTCCGGCATGGAAGAACCAGCCCGAGCCACCTGGATGGCCGTCGTGGACCGGCAGCCCTTGTCCCCGTCCGTGTATCTCATGGTGTACCGATCCCTGCTCCAGGTCCGGTTGTTCGACTACGCCATTGACGTACTTGAGCGGGGTCGCCGGGAAATGGAGAGCCCTTCGCTCTTCCAGACCGACCTCGCCCAACTCTACTCGTTGACCTCCCAGCATGGCCAGGCTGCCACGGAATACCTGGCGTTGATCGAAGAGAATGCCGGGCAACTCAATTTCGTGAAGAGCCGACTCGGGCAATATCTCACGGACGATGAATCGGTGGCGGCCAGTTTGACGCCCGTTGAAGAAGCCGTCGCGCGCGCGCCACTGAACCGGTCGTTCCGGGAGCTGCAGGCCTGGTTGTACGTGGAAATGGATCGGTTTTCCGATGCGCTCGCCGTCTACAGTGCGATCGATCGACTGGAGAACGAGGAGGGCAAGACGCTGTTCGGCTTCGGACTCGCGGCGGTCGATGCGGGCGCCTTCGATGTGGCCATGGAAGCCTTCGAGGAAGTCCTGACCCGACACCCGGAAGCCCCATCCGCTCCCGATGCCATGCGCGGGCTTGGACTCATGCAGGAGGCCTGGGCTGAAACCTTGTCTGAGACTGCCGTCGGTCCGGACGGAACCCCCTTGGACTCCCATTACACGCGAGCGCTGGAAACGTATGAGCGTTTCCTTATTGACTATCCCCAGCATGCCCACGTCGCCGACGTACTGCAACGGATGGGGCGTCTCCACCAGGACGTATTCCTCAACATGGAAGCAGCGGAAATGGTGTTGTCGGAAGTCATAGCCCGTTATCCGGGCACTCAGGCGGCAGACCAGGCTGAATTCGACATGGGTCGACTGGCCATCTCAACAGATCGGTTGACCGATGCCCGGATCCGGTTCACGCGACTGGTCACCCGGCTTCGCACGGGGGAATTGGCCGATGCCGCCCGGTTCGAACTGGCCAAACTGCACTTCTACCAGGGTGAATTCGACATCGCAAAGAGTCTGGTCGAGGCCATGCAGGAGCAGACATCCACCGATGTGGCCAACGACGCCATCGAGTTCAAGGTCATGCTGAACGACAATCGTGGGCCGGACTCCCTGGACACGGCCCTCCGCCGGTATGCGCGTGCCATGCTGGAGCAACGGCAACGGCAGACTGCGAATGCCCTTCTGACCCTGAATCATCTGCTGGACGAATTCGGATCCCACAAGCTGGCGGACGATGCCCATTTCCTCAGGGCACAGGTATACGAGGAACTGCAGCAGTATGAGGATGCCATCCAGGCCTGGCTGGAACTGCCCCTCTTCTACCCGAAGTCCTTCCTTGGGGACCGCAGCCTGTTCCAGGCGGCGCGCGTGGCAGATCGGCGCCTGGGTGATGGCGATCGGGCTATTGCCCTCTACGAACGTATCCTGACTGATTTTCCCCGTTCGCTCCTGGTCCGGGAAGCCCGTGACCACATCCGGATTTTAAGAGGTGAGCAGGTATGA